The Bacteroidales bacterium genome includes the window ACGAACGCAAATCAAAGCATCGACCCTAAGTATGCCATCCATTTCACCATTGCCAGGTTTAAGGAAGGGGTCTATCGGTCGGTAGATTTTGAATATGGACAGGAATTATCAAAATTCAAGGAATCAATCGATATTGAAGCCGGGAAATATTACCTGGTTACCGGGAACAGGCAATCAGACGGATCAGTGTTATCTTCACTGACTTTCTTTGAAGTCCCTGAAGGAAAACTTACAGTAATCCCTGTATTGGTAAGGGAATCCTTTGAAAGGGCAAAACCCTGGGCCCATGTTGATCTTAGTTCCTATTCTATCAAAGAATACCCCAATAAACCTGCTACCAGGGCGTCGAAAGCTGCAGAATCCAAAGGAGCCATTTACATCTGGATTGACCCGGATAAAGAGCCTTCAAAACATGTAATGGCGGATATCCCTGCCGTGAAAACGTTGCTTGAGAAATGGAATGGCGGACTCGTGTTCCTTCTTCAAAAGGAGAGGATCAGTCAATCCTTCAATCCGGGACTTTTTCCAAACTTACCCGCTCAAAGCCAGTTTGCTTTCGATGAGCAATCAAAGCTGCTCAATGAATTAAGCAGGTTGAAAAAACATAAACTGGAAAACAATTTCCCGGTGATTATCATTAGTGATGCCAAGGGCAATCTCGTGTACTTTTCCGAAGGATACAAAATCGGCATCGGTGAACAGTTGGCCAAAGAGGTTTCACACCTTCAAAAATGATCAACGTTATAAAGAATAATTGTCCAGGCATTTAACTTGCCTGAAAAACCCTTTATTTATTATTGACCTGATAATTAATCCAAGAAAAAATGACCCAATTTTCCCGGTTCCTGCTAACAGTATTGATTTCAATGCTGATGTGTTCTGTCATGGCACAAAAAAAAGTCATGCCCATAACTGCTGTTTCTCCGGATGGGAAAACAGTGATAACGATGAATCTCGCTGAAACAGCAGAGATCATTGTCAGGTATAATAATAAGGAAGTAGCGACTGTTAAGGACCTGGGATTGAACATCCTGGAATATCCGCTTGCTTACGTGAACCCTGTAAGGCGAGTGGTTACCACAACACCTTATAAGAATACAATTATACCCGTAATTCCTGAAAAGAGGAGCCGGATCAATGATTTTTACACCGAGACAGAAGTTTGGTTCAAAGGTGGCTCCGGCATAAAAATGAGAGCCTATGATGATGGGGTAGCCTGGAGAATGCTTACCCGGTTACCAGACAGTATCACCATTCTGAATGAACCATTCAGGTTACTCGTGAACCCTGCCGATTCCATCTATTTCGGGGAAGAAAACAACTTTATTTCCCACAGTGAGCGTCTATATCCGTGTAAAGCAGTGAGTGCCATTTCAAATGGAAAAATGTGTGTGCTCCCTGCTGTTTTCAGGACACCTCAAAACGTAATTCTTGCTTTCAGCGAAGCAGATCTTCTCGATTATCCCGGACTCTACCTGGTCAGGGATAGCCTTCAGGCAGGAGGTTTCAGGAGTATTCTTCCCAAAGCATCTGGCAGGGAAACGATCAGTACCGACCGCAGGAGCTACCTCGTAGCAGACAGAAAGGATTATATTGCCCGGACTGCCGGTACCAGGGAGTATCCATGGAGGGTAATAGGAATAGCAGGAAAGGATGCAGACCTCCTCTCGAATGACATCATCTACCGGCTTGGGAGTCCCTGCAAACTAAAGGATACCGACTGGATCAAACCAGGCAAGGTAGCCTGGGATTGGTGGAATAACTGGAATATCTGGGATGTACCTTTCAAAGCCGGCATCAATACTGAAACCTACAAATATTATATCGATTTTGCTTCAGCTCATGGTTTGGAGTATGTGATCATGGATGAAGGCTGGTCAGATAATGATGACCTGGATAAGATCAACCCCGACCTTGATATGGAAGCACTGTTCAGCTATGCAAGTCAGAAAAAGGTAAGACTGATCCTTTGGGTTACCGGAAGGGCCCTGGAAGAGAAATTCGAGGCTTCCCTTGCGAAATTTGAAAAATGGGGTGCTGCCGGAATTAAGGTCGACTTCCTTATACGGGACGATCAACGTATGGTGAATTATTACGAAAAAGTGGCTGAAGCTGCTGCCAGGCATCACCTGCTTGTAGACTACCATGGTTCCTACAAACCAACAGGCTTTAGCCGCACCTATCCCAATGCCCTTACCAGGGAAGGTGTGCAGGGATCGGAAAACAATAAGTGGTCGAAAAACATCACCCCTGAACACGACTGCACCATTCCTTTTACGAGGATGTTTGCCGGCCCCATGGATTATACACCCGGTGCCATGATAAATTCTAACAGCAAAACCTTTAGTATCAGCTGGACAGAACCTATGAGTATGGGAACCCGCTGCCACGAGCTGGCCAAATATGTGATCTTCGAGAGCCCTCTGCAGATGCTATGTGATGCTCCCGGAAATTACATAAAGGAAAAGGAATGCATGGACTTTCTATCTGCCGTCCCTACCAGCTGGGATGAAACCTTCCCAATAGATGCAAGGATTGGAGAATACCTGGTTGTGGCACGCCAGCATGGAAATGAATACTATATCGGAGCTATGACCAACAGCAATGCCAGGGATATAAAAATTCCCCTCAGCTTTTTACCCGATGGAAACTACATACTCATGGGATGGGAAGATGGTATCAATGCCGACCGAAAAGCCAGGGACTTCAAGGTAAACTCCGCTGATGTTTCAAAATCAGCCGTCATCAGCATTCACCTGGCTCCTGGAGGAGGGTATGCTGCCAGGCTGGTTAAAAAATAAAATTGGCACATTCCGGATGCATTAAATAAGAGCCTACTTTAACTTTAATAAGCCAGAAATGAAAATCCTTCTAACCCTGTTTGTATTAGTAACATTGCTCACGGAAACAGAAGCACAGGGGCTCTTGAAATCAGCCTCTTCCCTGCCTCCCCTTCCAGCAACTCTGAGCGGTAAAACACCCGATTGGCTGCTGAAACCGGGCGTATTCAAAGCCGGGGTCTTTAAAGGAAAAACCAATAACGACCTGGTCATTAGCAATGGCCTGGTTGAAAGACATTTCAGACTGAGTCCGAATGTTGCCTGTTACAGCTTTAAAAACCTGGTGAATGGTGAAGAGATGCTCAGGGCATTGAAACCGGAGGCCAGCCTGGTGATTGATGGAAAGGACTTCAATATTGGCGGACTTCAAGGCCAATTTGAATATGGCTACATCGAAACTGAATGGCTGGATCTGTTTAAAGTTGGAGCTTCCGATTTTACATTTGATGGATTTCTCATCAAACCCATCAGTGCCCGGTTTGAGTGGGCTCCAAAACGATGGATTGCTGCCCATAACTGGCCACCCAAAGGAATTGAAATCATCTTCCAGTACTCTTCTTCACTTTACCCGGGGATCAAGCCCGAAGTGCATTATGAAATTTATGAAGG containing:
- a CDS encoding glycoside hydrolase family 97 catalytic domain-containing protein, translated to MTQFSRFLLTVLISMLMCSVMAQKKVMPITAVSPDGKTVITMNLAETAEIIVRYNNKEVATVKDLGLNILEYPLAYVNPVRRVVTTTPYKNTIIPVIPEKRSRINDFYTETEVWFKGGSGIKMRAYDDGVAWRMLTRLPDSITILNEPFRLLVNPADSIYFGEENNFISHSERLYPCKAVSAISNGKMCVLPAVFRTPQNVILAFSEADLLDYPGLYLVRDSLQAGGFRSILPKASGRETISTDRRSYLVADRKDYIARTAGTREYPWRVIGIAGKDADLLSNDIIYRLGSPCKLKDTDWIKPGKVAWDWWNNWNIWDVPFKAGINTETYKYYIDFASAHGLEYVIMDEGWSDNDDLDKINPDLDMEALFSYASQKKVRLILWVTGRALEEKFEASLAKFEKWGAAGIKVDFLIRDDQRMVNYYEKVAEAAARHHLLVDYHGSYKPTGFSRTYPNALTREGVQGSENNKWSKNITPEHDCTIPFTRMFAGPMDYTPGAMINSNSKTFSISWTEPMSMGTRCHELAKYVIFESPLQMLCDAPGNYIKEKECMDFLSAVPTSWDETFPIDARIGEYLVVARQHGNEYYIGAMTNSNARDIKIPLSFLPDGNYILMGWEDGINADRKARDFKVNSADVSKSAVISIHLAPGGGYAARLVKK